The Vibrio syngnathi DNA window GAGTAATTGACGAACTGCTTGAGCGCCCGCTTCAAAGGTAAAGTCACCGACAGTGCTATAGGCTGGATTCATTGATACTCCTGCACGACGTAGCGCTTGCTGGTAGCCTTGTTGGCGGAACTTACAAAGCGTTGCTGATACTGGCCCAGAGATTTGTGCTATACGCTTATGACCTAACTGAGCTAGGTAGTTCACTGCTTCAAATGCTGAGGTCAGGTTATCGATGTGTACGGTAGGGAGTTCAAGCTCAGGGGCGAACTCACATGCCATCACCATCGGCGGTAAGTTTTTTTGTTCAGGCTTACTGACATCAAACGGATGGTCGGTACCAAGCAGTAGCATGCCATCAGCTTGTTTAGTGAATACTAAATTAACAAATGAAGACTCACGCTTCTTCTGTTGGCCGCTATCACCCAGTAGAACGAGGTAGTCATTTTCTACTGCGGCATCTTCGATACCACGAATGATCTCTGCGAAATAAGGGTCACAGATATCAGGAACAATAGTGATGATGGTTTTTGATTCGTTGCGACGTAAATTTCTAGCTAATGTATTGGGTGAGTATCCAGCTTCAAGTACTGCTGTCTCAACTCGCTTACGAGTAGAAACCGAGACTTTTTCAGGGTTCATCAATGCACGTGATACCGTGGCTGTTGAAACGCCTGCTAGCTGGGCAACATCCTTCATTGTCGCCATAAATTAAACCCTCTTTTTAATTCCTTTGTTGCCTAAGTATCTAAGGCATGAATAATAAATGTAATCGAATAGATATTGTGAAAGTGTTGCTAACACTTTTTTTATTGCAATATTTTATTCGTTTCACCCGTGTAAAGTTACGGCTAGATTAACAAAAATCACATGACTAGTGTGAAGTTGCTCACGAGAAGTATGAAATATTTGTGAACAAACTTATCATTAGTTTTAACCCAAGTGGGTTTAGCTCAGATCTTGCGGCTCAATATCGAGTGACCAACGGACTTTTTTCGCAGCAGGTAACATATTAATTGCTGGCTTGGCGCTCATTAATAGCTTCTGCATCATCGAGCGAGTCTGTGTTTGTAGAATAAGCTGCCAACGAGACTTGCCGGCTCGCTTGGCCAGTGGTGCAGGGGTTGGGCCGAGCACCATGCAATATTGGTCAAATAACGGATGCGATTCCAATGTGTGGCGCACTTGACGCAAGAACTCTTCCACCAAACGTGTGTCATTGGCTTCCGCTCTAAACAGAGTCATGAAGGTATAAGGTGGCAACATCGCTTGTTTACGCTCTGCCAATGCGGTTTGGGCAAAGTGGTTATAGTCTTTGTGCAGCAACGCTTGTAATAAGCCATGTTCTGGATGGTGAGTTTGTAAGATAACCTCACCAGGCTTACTGGCTCGTCCTGCTCGACCTGCGACTTGAGTAAACAATTGAGCCAATCGTTCAGAGGCGCGGAAGTCACTGCTATATAAAGAGGCATCAACATCCAGTAATGCCACAAGTGTGACATCAGGGAAGTGGTGCCCTTTAGCAAGCATCTGTGTGCCGATAAGAATTTGGTATTCACCTTTGCGAATCGACTCTAACGCGCTTTCTAAGCTGCCTTTACGGCGAGTGCTGTCTCGGTCAATACGAATGGTTTTGTATTCCGGAAATAGCTGGCCAAGTTGAGCTTCCAACTGTTCGGTACCTACACCTACTGTCACTAAGTTCGCTGAACCACACCCTTGGCAATGATGCACAATATGCTGCTGCGAGCCACAATGGTGGCAGCGCATCTCATTACTGTATTGGTGATAGGTGTAGTAAGCATCACAACGCTTACATTCGGCTGTCCAACCACAATCGTGACACATCAGTGCGGGAGAAAACCCTCGGCGGTTGAGGAACAACATCACTTGGTTGCCTGCTTTGAGGTGTCTTTGCATTTCAGCAATCAAAGACGCAGACAAGCCACTTTCTAGATATTCACCCTTAACATCTAACACTTTATTGGTGGTTGGTAGTGCGACACCTGCGCGCGAGGTGAGGGTGAGGTAGCTGTATTTACCTATTTGGGCGTTGTGCAGCGTCTCAAAGGCTGGGGTAGCAGAGCCTAACACAACCGGAATTTGCGCCTTATGAGCTCGCATGATCGCCACATCACGAGCGTGGTAGCGGAGGCTGTCTTGCTGTTTATATGAAGCATCATGTTCTTCATCGACAATAATGATGCCCAGATCGGCAAAAGGCGTGAACAGAGCCGAGCGCGTACCAATCACAATGCCCGCTATTTTGTCACGTGCTGATAACCAAGCATTCAATCGTTCAGAATCGTTTAATCCAGAGTGAATCACCTCAACAGGCACATTAAAACGACGCTTAAAGCGATTAATCGTTTGAGGGGTTAGGCCGATCTCCGGTACTAACACTAACGCTTGTTTACCTTGGTCGAGAATCGGTTTGATCATATTCAGATAGACTTCAGTCTTACCTGAGCCAGTAACCCCCTCTAACAAGAAGCAACCAAAGTCGGTTTGGCTATTTACCGTTGCTATTGCTATAGCCTGTTCTTCATTGAGTTTTGGCTTATCTTGATCGTTTTCGAGATCCACCGGCCATGCATGGCGTTTTGGTTTTTTCTCTACCGATTCAACCCAGCCCTTCTCTTCCAACGTCTTAAGTACCGCGCTGCCCACCTCTTCATCGATGAACTTCTGATGAGGAACCGGGCCGTGCTCAAGCATGTGCATCACTTTGGCTTGTTTGACCGCTCGGCCGAAGCCCTGCATCAGTTGATCTCTGCCTGATGGGGTCAATTGCCATTCAACAAGCGTCGCGAAGTCTGCAGCTTTGCCTTTTCGTAAGGCGCTTGGTAGTGCGTTGGCCAAGGTTTCACCTAGTGGATACTGATAGAACTGGCTACACCATACCAAGAGTGAGTAGACCGATTCCGGCCAAACGGGTTGGTTGTCTAGTAAGGCTTTAATGGGCTTGAGTTTGTCTAATTCGAATTCAGATTCGTTAACCAGAGCCGTAACAATACCTGTTAAGGTTTGTCGTCCAAAAGGCACAGAAACTCGTCCGCCAATTATAGGGAATAGGTGGCTAGGAATCTTGTAATCGAACTGTTTGTCTAGTGGAACCGGCAGTGCCACGCGGGCAATCATTGGGCGCATAAATGGACGACTTTATCTGAGTTGACGAGAGCGGACAGTCTAAAGGATAAGGCGGTTAAATTCGAGAAGCAGTTTGGACCAGCTCAGAGAGTAGAACCAGTGAAGACCACTTAAGCCTTAAATCTTAAAGTGACAAAGGAAATAAAGAGGCTATTGGTGAAAAATGTATCAAATCAGTTGATCCTACCCCACAGATTCATTACTATACTGCGCCTTAAAGGTATGGCTTTATCGCGGTTTAGTGATACAGCGGTGTCTTTATTTATTTTTTAACTACGTGTGGTGTCCGGCTTAGAATCGGATGGCGACACGGCCTAATTGAGGTTTTCCCATGAAAGTTGGTATCCACCCAGAATACAAAGCAGTTTCTGCAACTTGTTCTTGCGGTAACACGTTTGAGTTCAACTCAACGCTAGCAAAAGAATCAATCCACCTAGACGTATGTGACAAATGTCACCCGTTCTACACTGGTAAGCAACGTATCGTAGATACAGGCGGCCGTGTTGATCGCTTCAACAAGCGTTTCGGTGCTCTTTCTAGCAAGAAGTAATTCTCGCTATTTAGACATAAAAAGGACACTTCGGTGTCCTTTTTTGTTGCCTGAAATTTGAGAAAGTACTGAATCGTATTTCATTATTAGGTCAGTTAAAGTAATAGGTTACTGACGTAAATCTTACTTAATCACTTATCCCAACACTCTTTCCTCGAAATTCGCTCTAAAGTTGAGCAGGCGATAGTAATTTCAACTGCCCACTGGTCTTATTAGTAGTGAAATCTCGTTTTTTAATGATACAGATGCTTCAACCACCTAGGAACTTTGAAGTACATCCATTAACATGAACAAGATCCCCCAAATAATAATATCCTAGGAACCTACACCTATGTCTGAAGACAGCCGCCAAGATCAATCCTCTCAAGCGTTATCGCCTCAAGAACAATTCCGTCAGCAAGCTCTTGATTATCATGAGTTCCCAATTCCAGGCAAAATTGCCGTAGAACTGACGAAGCCTGCAAACTCTGCAGAAGACCTAGCACTGGCATACAGCCCAGGTGTAGCTGAGCCTGTTCGCGAGATTGCACAGAACGTCGATAACGTTTACAAGTACACAGGTAAAGGCAACATGGTTGCAGTTATCTCTAACGGTACTGCAATTCTTGGCTTAGGCAATCTTGGTCCTATTGCTTCTAAACCGGTTATGGAAGGTAAAGCGCTACTGTTTAAGCGTTTTGCTGGTTTAGATTCTATCGATATTGAAGTAAAACACCGCACAATCGATGAGTTCGTTGATACGGTTGCGAATATCGCAGATACATTTGGCGGTATTAACTTAGAAGACATCAAAGCACCAGACTGTTTTGAAATCGAGCGTCGCCTGATTGAGCGTTGTGATGTACCTGTATTCCACGATGACCAACACGGTACTGCGATTGTTACGGCAGCAGGTATGCTGAATGCGATTGAGCTTCAAGGTAAGAAACTGGAAGAGTGTAAGATCGTTTGTTTAGGTGCTGGCGCAGCGGCGGTTGCTTGTATGGAGCTACTGATTAAGTGTGGCGCTCAGCGTGAGAAGATCTACATGCTTGACCGTAAAGGTGTGATCCACACTCGTCGTGATGACTTGAATGAATACAAAGAGCTGTTCGCAAATAACACCGACAAGCGCACGCTTGAAGATGTTATCGAAGGCGCTGATCTGTTCTTGGGTGTATCGGGTCCTAATCTGCTACCAGCTAAGGCTCTTACGCTGATGGCTGATAAGCCGGTTGTGTTTGCATGTTCAAACCCAGATCCAGAGATCAAGCCTGAGCTTGCACACGAAGTTCGTTCTGACCTAATCATGGGTACAGGCCGTAGTGATTACCCTAACCAAGTAAACAACGTACTTTGTTTCCCATTCATTTTCCGTGGTGCACTAGACGTGCGTGCGAGCGAAATCAATGACGAAATGAAGCTAGCGGCGGTTAAAGCGATTCGTGAACTAGCGAAAGAAGAAGTTCCAGCTGAAGTATTGGCAGCTGCGGGCGAGACTGCACTGGAATTTGGTAAAGGTTACATCATTCCTAAGCCAATGGATCCACGTCTGCTTCCTCGCATAGCAAAAGCAGTTGCGGAAGCGGCGGTTGAGTCTGGCGTTGCTCGTATTGAGATGCCTGCTAACTATATGGCTTAATGCCTTAATAGCTTAATAGCTTAATAGCTTAATAGCTTAATAGCTTAATAGCGGTTGCTCTATTGAGCGAAAAAGAATAATAAAAAACCGACTCATTTGGAGTCGGTTTTTTTATGTTTATCATTCACAGCGCACTGACAAGTAGTGTCGTGGGTGATGTGATAAATAGGGTTCAGCTATAGCGAATCAATAATGAAGGCAGTGACTGAGTTGTTTTTATTCTTCGTCAAACGCTTCGAACTCGATACCCATCTCTGTCATCAGTTTTTTCACTTCAGTAGGAATATCGTCGGGACGGTCTTTACGAAGATCTTCATCCGTTGGTAGTGGTTGGCCTGTGTACGCATGTAGAAAGGCTTCGCACAGTAGCTCACTGTTTGTTGCATGGCGTAGGTTATTAATCTGGCGGCGAGTGCGCTCGTCAGTAAGAACCTTTAACACTTTTAGAGGGATAGAAACTGTAATTTTCTTTACTTGTTCGCTTTTCTTTCCATGCTCAGCATATGGGCTTATGTATTCACCATTCCAGTCGGCCATTGCGTACCTTCATCACTTTAGTTGTTAGAATAAATTAATAGTGGTGATTTTAGCGGGATTTACTGCCATAAGCAAAGACATATAGACGTCTGGAAGTGTTGACGTCTCACGTTTATGAAAGTAAAGTGAATAACATATATCTAACACAGCCGCAAAATGCCGACAAGCAGCTGTGATTCTCAGACGCAAAATTTGTAAGGAAGCACCTATGAGCAGCCGGAAGCCAGCAACCATCGCCGTACGTACTGGTATCGAGTCAGACACGCAACATCATGCTGTTGTCCCACCCATTTATCTTTCGACTAACTATGGGTTTCCCGCTTTTGGTGAAGTGCCAAAGTATGATTATACCCGCTCTGGTAACCCAAACCGTGGTCTATTAGAAACGGCACTGTTTGAGCTTGAGTCGGGCAAAGGTGCGGTTGTGACTAACTGCGGTACGTCGGCACTTAACTTATGGGTATCCGCTTTCTTAGGTGGTGATGATCTTATCATCGCACCACACGACTGCTACGGCGGCACTTATCGTCTGTTTAACACACGCTCACTAAAAGGTGACTTCAAAGTTCTGTTCGTTGATCAATCGGATCAAGCGGCACTGGATGCGGCGATCGCGCTTAAGCCAAAGTTGATCTTAATCGAAACACCATCGAATCCACTGGTTCGTGTGGTTGATATTGCAGAAACTTGCCGTAAAGCGAAAGAAGTGGGTGCTCTGGTTGCTGTCGACAACACGTTTTTGACGCCTGTGTTCCAAAAGCCTTTAGAGCTGGGTGCTGACTTTGTTATCCACTCAACCACCAAATACATTAACGGACACTCGGATGTTATTGGTGGCGTTGTAGTGACTAAAACTGAAGAGCACGCTGAAGAGCTAGCATGGTGGGGCAACTGTATTGGTGCGACCGGCACACCATTTGATAGCTACATGACTCTACGTGGTATTCGTACGCTAGGTGCACGTATGCGTGTTCACGAAGAGAGTTCACGTGAAATTCTGACGGCGCTGCAACAACAAGATCTGGTGGGTACGATTTACCACCCAAGCCTTCCTGAACATCCGGGCCACGAGATCGCGAAAAAACAACAACTGGGCTTTGGTTCCATGCTGAGCTTTGAGTTTGCGGGCTCTTTTGAAGCACTTAAATATTTTGTAGATAAGTTAGAGCTATTTT harbors:
- the cytR gene encoding DNA-binding transcriptional regulator CytR; the encoded protein is MATMKDVAQLAGVSTATVSRALMNPEKVSVSTRKRVETAVLEAGYSPNTLARNLRRNESKTIITIVPDICDPYFAEIIRGIEDAAVENDYLVLLGDSGQQKKRESSFVNLVFTKQADGMLLLGTDHPFDVSKPEQKNLPPMVMACEFAPELELPTVHIDNLTSAFEAVNYLAQLGHKRIAQISGPVSATLCKFRQQGYQQALRRAGVSMNPAYSTVGDFTFEAGAQAVRQLLALPEQPTAIFCHNDAMAIGAIQEAKKLGLRVPQDLSIVGFDDIQFAQYCDPPLTTISQPRYEIGRQAMLMMLDVLKGNDVQAGSRLLEAKLVVRGSTAPPRM
- the priA gene encoding primosomal protein N' is translated as MRPMIARVALPVPLDKQFDYKIPSHLFPIIGGRVSVPFGRQTLTGIVTALVNESEFELDKLKPIKALLDNQPVWPESVYSLLVWCSQFYQYPLGETLANALPSALRKGKAADFATLVEWQLTPSGRDQLMQGFGRAVKQAKVMHMLEHGPVPHQKFIDEEVGSAVLKTLEEKGWVESVEKKPKRHAWPVDLENDQDKPKLNEEQAIAIATVNSQTDFGCFLLEGVTGSGKTEVYLNMIKPILDQGKQALVLVPEIGLTPQTINRFKRRFNVPVEVIHSGLNDSERLNAWLSARDKIAGIVIGTRSALFTPFADLGIIIVDEEHDASYKQQDSLRYHARDVAIMRAHKAQIPVVLGSATPAFETLHNAQIGKYSYLTLTSRAGVALPTTNKVLDVKGEYLESGLSASLIAEMQRHLKAGNQVMLFLNRRGFSPALMCHDCGWTAECKRCDAYYTYHQYSNEMRCHHCGSQQHIVHHCQGCGSANLVTVGVGTEQLEAQLGQLFPEYKTIRIDRDSTRRKGSLESALESIRKGEYQILIGTQMLAKGHHFPDVTLVALLDVDASLYSSDFRASERLAQLFTQVAGRAGRASKPGEVILQTHHPEHGLLQALLHKDYNHFAQTALAERKQAMLPPYTFMTLFRAEANDTRLVEEFLRQVRHTLESHPLFDQYCMVLGPTPAPLAKRAGKSRWQLILQTQTRSMMQKLLMSAKPAINMLPAAKKVRWSLDIEPQDLS
- the rpmE gene encoding 50S ribosomal protein L31; translated protein: MKVGIHPEYKAVSATCSCGNTFEFNSTLAKESIHLDVCDKCHPFYTGKQRIVDTGGRVDRFNKRFGALSSKK
- a CDS encoding malic enzyme-like NAD(P)-binding protein; this translates as MSEDSRQDQSSQALSPQEQFRQQALDYHEFPIPGKIAVELTKPANSAEDLALAYSPGVAEPVREIAQNVDNVYKYTGKGNMVAVISNGTAILGLGNLGPIASKPVMEGKALLFKRFAGLDSIDIEVKHRTIDEFVDTVANIADTFGGINLEDIKAPDCFEIERRLIERCDVPVFHDDQHGTAIVTAAGMLNAIELQGKKLEECKIVCLGAGAAAVACMELLIKCGAQREKIYMLDRKGVIHTRRDDLNEYKELFANNTDKRTLEDVIEGADLFLGVSGPNLLPAKALTLMADKPVVFACSNPDPEIKPELAHEVRSDLIMGTGRSDYPNQVNNVLCFPFIFRGALDVRASEINDEMKLAAVKAIRELAKEEVPAEVLAAAGETALEFGKGYIIPKPMDPRLLPRIAKAVAEAAVESGVARIEMPANYMA
- the metJ gene encoding met regulon transcriptional regulator MetJ; protein product: MADWNGEYISPYAEHGKKSEQVKKITVSIPLKVLKVLTDERTRRQINNLRHATNSELLCEAFLHAYTGQPLPTDEDLRKDRPDDIPTEVKKLMTEMGIEFEAFDEE
- a CDS encoding O-succinylhomoserine (thiol)-lyase, whose amino-acid sequence is MSSRKPATIAVRTGIESDTQHHAVVPPIYLSTNYGFPAFGEVPKYDYTRSGNPNRGLLETALFELESGKGAVVTNCGTSALNLWVSAFLGGDDLIIAPHDCYGGTYRLFNTRSLKGDFKVLFVDQSDQAALDAAIALKPKLILIETPSNPLVRVVDIAETCRKAKEVGALVAVDNTFLTPVFQKPLELGADFVIHSTTKYINGHSDVIGGVVVTKTEEHAEELAWWGNCIGATGTPFDSYMTLRGIRTLGARMRVHEESSREILTALQQQDLVGTIYHPSLPEHPGHEIAKKQQLGFGSMLSFEFAGSFEALKYFVDKLELFSLAESLGGVESLICHPASMTHRAMGEEALAEAGVSQQLLRLSVGLEDAEDLIDDLKQAFEKTQRFITEGEG